One Larimichthys crocea isolate SSNF unplaced genomic scaffold, L_crocea_2.0 scaffold83, whole genome shotgun sequence genomic window carries:
- the smim36 gene encoding small integral membrane protein 36, with translation MGFMEFYLEIDPVTLNLIILVASYVILLLVFLISCILYDCRGKDPTKEYAPDNTPAPPSQSPIRLVVMQNSPTSSRYEPNNTAGHGELLTPDLSRDRGEREREREREREKRSTLV, from the coding sequence ATGGGTTTCATGGAATTTTACCTGGAGATTGACCCCGTCACCCTGAACCTCATCATCTTGGTTGCTAGCTATGTCATCCTGCTCCTGGTCTTCCTCATCTCCTGCATCCTGTATGACTGCCGGGGCAAAGACCCCACCAAGGAGTACGCCCCTGACAACACGCCGGCGCCCCCCAGCCAGTCACCCATACGACTGGTGGTCATGCAGAACTCGCCCACCTCGTCCCGCTATGAGCCCAACAACACGGCCGGCCACGGCGAGCTGCTGACACCAGACCTGAGCcgggacagaggagagagggagcgggaAAGAGAAcgggagagggagaagaggagtaCTCTGGTctga